A stretch of the Aminipila terrae genome encodes the following:
- a CDS encoding helix-turn-helix domain-containing protein: MNTKELITVDELCEFLQIGKNTAYNLINKKLITAYRIGHQWRISKESIHEYLNSRKTNMKNT; the protein is encoded by the coding sequence ATGAACACAAAAGAACTAATAACAGTAGATGAGTTATGTGAATTCCTGCAAATAGGGAAAAATACGGCCTATAACTTAATTAATAAGAAACTTATTACAGCTTATCGGATAGGTCATCAATGGAGAATCTCAAAGGAATCTATCCATGAATATTTGAACTCTAGAAAAACCAACATGAAAAATACTTAA
- a CDS encoding restriction endonuclease subunit S, which translates to MDENKKLVPRRRFKEFQNTNDWEQRKLEDIYDKIRNAFVGTATPYYIPQGNFYLESNNVKDGQINRNSEIFINDEFYLRQKDNWLRTGDMVMVQSGHVGHAAVIPPELNNSAAHALIIFSNPKEIVDPYFLNYQYQTSNYKKAIDNITTGNTIKHILSSEMKKFTVFLTKIEEQNKISEFFIGLDNLITLHQRKLEKTKALKSAFLSEMFPAQGELVPKRRFAEFTGDWEQHKVSELIKDIADGPFGSNLKVVHYTDEKEARIIQLSNIGEGGWQDENVRYTTFEHAKEIKRCIVEPGELVMAKMMPSGLTIERPNTDKMYVLSSDAVRIKINEMLIDTKYFVYMTKCEYFLNQINNDAQGSTRTRTSISKIRMMDIPVPSIQEQKRIGLCFQQLDNLINLHQRKLEKLQNIKKAYLNELLI; encoded by the coding sequence ATGGACGAAAATAAAAAATTAGTACCCAGAAGACGTTTCAAGGAATTTCAAAATACTAATGATTGGGAACAGCGTAAGTTAGAGGATATATACGATAAGATAAGAAATGCATTCGTTGGTACAGCGACACCATATTACATACCTCAAGGTAATTTTTATTTAGAATCAAACAATGTTAAAGATGGTCAGATTAATAGAAATAGTGAAATTTTTATAAATGACGAGTTTTATTTACGACAAAAGGACAATTGGTTACGAACTGGTGATATGGTTATGGTTCAGTCTGGACATGTTGGACATGCAGCTGTAATTCCGCCTGAACTCAATAACTCTGCAGCTCATGCGTTAATCATCTTTTCAAATCCAAAAGAAATTGTTGACCCATATTTTCTGAATTATCAGTATCAGACTTCAAACTATAAGAAAGCAATTGATAATATTACCACAGGTAATACTATTAAGCACATTCTTTCATCTGAAATGAAAAAGTTCACAGTTTTTTTGACCAAAATCGAAGAACAAAATAAAATTAGTGAGTTTTTTATAGGCCTCGACAACCTTATCACCCTTCATCAGCGTAAGTTAGAAAAGACAAAAGCATTAAAATCTGCATTTTTATCAGAAATGTTCCCAGCGCAAGGAGAGCTGGTGCCGAAACGCCGATTTGCAGAGTTTACTGGCGATTGGGAACAGCATAAGGTTTCCGAATTAATAAAGGATATTGCTGATGGACCATTTGGAAGTAATCTGAAAGTAGTACATTATACAGATGAAAAAGAGGCTCGAATTATACAACTAAGCAACATTGGAGAAGGTGGTTGGCAAGACGAAAATGTACGTTATACAACATTTGAACATGCCAAGGAAATTAAGAGATGTATAGTTGAACCGGGTGAACTTGTAATGGCAAAAATGATGCCATCAGGGCTTACAATTGAGCGACCAAACACTGATAAAATGTACGTTCTTTCATCAGATGCAGTTAGAATAAAAATTAATGAAATGCTGATTGATACAAAATACTTTGTTTACATGACAAAGTGTGAATATTTTCTTAATCAAATTAATAACGATGCTCAAGGAAGCACACGTACAAGAACAAGTATTAGTAAAATAAGAATGATGGATATTCCAGTTCCGTCTATACAAGAACAAAAAAGAATCGGCCTGTGCTTTCAACAACTAGACAACCTTATCAACCTTCATCAGCGTAAGTTAGAAAAATTGCAAAATATTAAAAAGGCATACTTGAATGAGTTGCTTATATAG
- a CDS encoding tyrosine-type recombinase/integrase has protein sequence MTGSVQEKNGMLYIVVNYKDENNKRRQKWIKTGLAIRGNRRKAEKMLTDLLAENQDDTYISKSKVLFSDYIKFWLEVNKSNLQVTTFDGYTHMLRRHLIPYFKTKNIYLQEVTPIHLSKYINDKLDEGLNPNTVIKHLAIIRSVLQYAVKQKLIKENVADLVEKPKRKKYLAQFYNQEEINTLLSFTKNTSIELPVFLACYFGLRRSEILGLKWGAIDFSNKTITIQHKVVRAYVDGKCTIQCSDDLKTDSSYRTLPLNDTICNYLGDLRLRQLTYSKVTFIRPNKNLDDYICIDSRGELLKPDYISRAFHKIILKHDLKPIRFHDLRHSCASLLLSLGYSMKDVQEWLGHSNFQTTANIYAHVDPKNKQNMIDELGNSLII, from the coding sequence ATGACAGGGAGTGTACAAGAAAAAAACGGTATGTTATATATCGTAGTGAATTACAAAGACGAAAATAACAAAAGAAGACAAAAGTGGATTAAGACAGGTTTAGCAATAAGGGGTAATCGTAGAAAAGCCGAAAAGATGCTAACTGATTTACTTGCAGAAAATCAAGATGATACCTATATTTCAAAATCTAAAGTACTATTTTCTGATTATATAAAATTTTGGTTAGAGGTGAATAAATCAAATCTTCAAGTTACAACTTTTGACGGATATACTCACATGCTGAGAAGGCATCTTATACCATACTTCAAAACAAAGAATATTTATTTACAGGAAGTTACGCCAATTCATTTATCCAAATATATTAACGACAAATTGGATGAAGGATTAAACCCGAATACTGTAATAAAACACCTTGCAATAATACGAAGTGTATTGCAATATGCTGTAAAACAGAAACTTATCAAAGAAAATGTTGCTGATTTAGTTGAGAAACCCAAACGGAAAAAATACCTTGCTCAATTTTATAACCAGGAAGAGATTAATACTCTACTTTCATTTACAAAAAATACTTCTATTGAGTTACCTGTCTTTTTAGCTTGCTACTTTGGATTAAGGCGATCAGAAATATTAGGTTTAAAATGGGGTGCCATTGATTTTTCAAATAAAACAATTACCATCCAGCATAAAGTTGTTCGAGCTTATGTGGATGGTAAATGCACAATTCAATGTTCAGATGATTTAAAGACGGATTCCAGTTACAGAACCCTTCCTCTTAATGATACAATATGCAACTATTTAGGTGATTTACGATTGCGGCAATTGACGTATAGTAAAGTTACATTTATTCGACCTAATAAAAATTTAGATGACTATATTTGCATAGATTCTAGAGGTGAACTGCTTAAGCCTGATTATATCAGCCGTGCTTTCCATAAAATCATTTTGAAACATGATTTAAAGCCTATCCGTTTCCATGATTTACGTCATAGCTGTGCTTCTCTTCTTCTCAGTCTAGGTTACAGCATGAAAGATGTGCAAGAGTGGCTAGGTCATTCCAACTTCCAAACCACCGCTAATATCTATGCTCACGTTGACCCGAAAAATAAGCAAAATATGATTGATGAACTTGGGAATAGTCTGATTATATGA
- a CDS encoding type I restriction-modification system subunit M: protein MITSEEIKRRLWDGANELRGSMDASRYKDYMLGLMFYKFLSDKTLEIFKASAVKGPVTEAQLVEEYTKSREEYGEDLDLMIQKVLGYYVKPEYLYHTWLKDINSGNFEVQRVTDSLNYFERTLAVSGDSNDFKGLFSSSTLDLTDTALGSNLNERSKNIRALILLFADLNMVALQKGDVLGDAYEYLIGQFAMESGKKAGEFYTPRQVSEVMAQIVAKTSNIESIYDPTVGSGSLLLTVKKHLSQEVQKSLSYYGQEKNTATYNLTRMNLLLHGVRPEKMTIKNGDTLSHDWPEDPDRPNEGVLFDAVVMNPPYSAKNWNKAGLKGSEPRFEIVDGILPPDSKGDFAFLLHGLYHLGQNGTMAIVLPHGVLFRGSSESEIRKRLLEKNRIDAIIGLPSNLFTNTGIPVCILILKKNREVGEPVLVIDASKNFIKNGKQNILQEKDIAKIVDAYINRAEIKGYSHLATREEIIENDFNMNIPRYVEVVDSEIAHDVDGHLYGGIPQKNIDDLIVLQKTVKDIIDSCLAPIRDGYFVLIKPISELTATVLSDSRVIQKSQEIKAKTEDFIATYWEALRKIDDVLEINPLMEEMLSHIKELLSGVEFIDVYDGYQIVAEIWKNALTHDTELIAGSDFYTAGRTREPNMVTKGTGSNKREEQDGWIGAIVPNDLIAKRLYSKELQAIEDKKTHVSEIESELTELVEAAKVEDSDENDALYDALKKNEDDEPQDSFENKLVKAELKKAIKKTTKYDLLKKVDNLIEEKSDLGKKIKYEEKKLKEAIYERILVLTDEEIDKLIFEKWFGTTVADLVKLVEIPLKEEIATLEMLNNRYANKLSDIDDEINKLESDLELLMSELVVL, encoded by the coding sequence GTGATTACATCAGAAGAAATTAAACGCAGATTATGGGATGGAGCAAACGAGCTACGTGGTTCTATGGATGCAAGCCGATACAAGGACTATATGCTAGGCTTAATGTTCTATAAATTTTTAAGTGATAAAACTTTAGAAATATTCAAAGCAAGCGCAGTTAAGGGACCAGTAACAGAAGCTCAACTAGTGGAGGAGTATACTAAATCAAGAGAAGAATATGGCGAAGATTTAGACTTAATGATTCAAAAGGTGCTTGGCTACTATGTAAAACCAGAATATCTTTATCATACATGGCTGAAAGATATAAACTCAGGTAATTTTGAAGTTCAGAGAGTAACAGATAGCTTGAATTATTTTGAACGAACCCTTGCTGTATCTGGTGATTCAAATGATTTTAAAGGGTTATTTTCAAGTTCTACGCTTGACTTAACCGACACCGCATTAGGGAGCAATCTAAATGAGCGTAGCAAGAATATAAGGGCGTTAATTTTGTTATTCGCAGATTTGAATATGGTGGCTTTACAAAAGGGTGATGTTCTTGGTGATGCCTACGAATATCTAATCGGACAATTCGCGATGGAATCTGGCAAAAAGGCAGGAGAGTTCTATACGCCTAGACAAGTCAGTGAGGTTATGGCACAAATCGTTGCCAAAACATCAAATATTGAATCTATATACGACCCTACAGTTGGATCCGGTTCTCTACTTCTTACGGTTAAAAAACATTTGAGTCAAGAGGTTCAAAAGAGTCTAAGTTATTATGGGCAGGAAAAAAATACGGCGACATATAACTTAACGCGTATGAACTTGCTACTTCATGGCGTTCGACCTGAAAAAATGACCATTAAAAATGGAGATACGCTATCACATGATTGGCCCGAAGATCCAGACCGCCCAAATGAAGGTGTATTGTTCGATGCGGTGGTAATGAACCCGCCTTACTCTGCGAAGAATTGGAATAAAGCAGGCTTGAAAGGCAGCGAACCAAGGTTCGAAATTGTAGATGGCATACTCCCTCCAGATTCAAAGGGCGATTTTGCATTTTTATTGCATGGATTATATCACTTAGGACAAAACGGGACAATGGCTATTGTATTACCTCACGGTGTTCTGTTTCGTGGTTCGTCTGAGAGTGAAATCCGCAAGAGATTGTTGGAGAAAAATCGCATTGATGCCATTATCGGCTTACCTAGTAACCTATTTACTAATACAGGTATCCCGGTATGTATTCTCATTCTGAAAAAAAACAGAGAAGTTGGGGAGCCTGTTCTTGTGATTGATGCATCAAAGAATTTTATCAAGAACGGAAAGCAAAATATACTACAAGAAAAAGATATTGCTAAAATTGTCGATGCTTATATTAACCGTGCTGAGATAAAGGGATATAGCCATTTGGCTACTCGAGAAGAGATCATCGAAAACGATTTTAACATGAATATCCCAAGATATGTTGAAGTGGTTGATAGTGAAATTGCACATGATGTAGATGGGCATTTATATGGCGGTATTCCGCAGAAAAATATTGATGATTTAATAGTTCTACAAAAAACAGTAAAAGATATTATAGATAGTTGCCTAGCGCCAATTAGAGATGGATACTTTGTACTAATAAAACCTATAAGTGAACTGACAGCTACGGTATTGAGCGATAGTCGTGTCATTCAAAAGTCACAGGAAATAAAGGCAAAAACAGAAGACTTCATTGCGACATACTGGGAAGCCTTACGTAAAATTGATGATGTATTAGAAATAAATCCGTTGATGGAAGAAATGTTATCTCACATCAAGGAGCTTTTATCAGGTGTTGAATTCATTGATGTCTATGATGGATATCAGATAGTGGCTGAAATTTGGAAGAATGCTTTAACTCATGATACCGAGTTGATTGCAGGAAGTGATTTCTATACAGCGGGTCGTACTCGTGAACCGAACATGGTAACAAAGGGCACGGGAAGTAACAAACGTGAAGAGCAAGATGGTTGGATTGGAGCAATTGTTCCTAATGATTTGATAGCTAAGAGGTTATATAGCAAGGAGCTTCAGGCAATAGAAGACAAAAAAACTCATGTAAGTGAAATTGAATCAGAGCTTACCGAATTAGTTGAAGCTGCTAAAGTTGAAGATAGTGACGAAAATGACGCTTTATATGATGCTCTAAAGAAAAATGAAGACGACGAACCCCAAGATTCATTTGAAAATAAATTGGTTAAAGCAGAGCTCAAAAAGGCAATAAAGAAAACCACAAAGTATGATTTACTTAAGAAAGTTGATAATTTAATAGAGGAAAAGTCTGATTTAGGCAAAAAAATCAAATACGAAGAGAAAAAACTCAAAGAGGCTATTTATGAAAGAATCCTTGTACTGACTGATGAAGAAATCGATAAACTTATATTTGAAAAATGGTTTGGTACTACGGTTGCTGATTTAGTCAAATTGGTTGAAATACCGCTAAAAGAGGAAATTGCTACTTTGGAAATGCTAAACAATCGTTATGCGAATAAACTATCTGATATTGATGATGAGATTAATAAGCTAGAAAGTGATTTGGAACTCTTGATGAGTGAATTGGTGGTGCTGTAG
- a CDS encoding B12-binding domain-containing radical SAM protein, with protein MKILLTTLNAKYIHSNLALKYLYMSAIENRRSIDIREFTINNDDDYIYTEIIRGGYSVICFSCYIWNITRTVYLAENIKKARPDIKVLLGGPEVSYDSIEFLRKHKYIDYIIVGEGEEVFRDFAKIYLSGVNSFEKIKGLIYRSNGKIYVNPPADLQDFDLVPFPYSFLLPNDDRIVYYESVRGCPFRCSYCLSSIEKHVRPLPMERVKKELGYFLFKHVKQVKFIDRTFNYDRDRCNQIVKYILNNDNGITNFHFEICGDLIDEEFISLLGSARKGLFQVEIGIQSLNPLTLETVNRNQNTELLLPNIRKIVALGNVHTHVDLIAGLPFEDYLSFVNSFNGVYELGADQFQLGFLKLLKGTKIRDEKNIYEYVFRDVAPYEVISNRFISAEGIARLKMVENLLDLYYNRGGFFYTLEYAIAKLNKTAFDFYEELAYFFYLKGYQNRSHKKEDLYRIFYEYAGWKDRSIPGVAEEIKDLLMMDMSSTLNPEAVKKFNKKGWTML; from the coding sequence ATGAAAATATTACTTACAACATTAAATGCTAAATATATTCATTCAAATCTGGCTCTAAAATATCTGTATATGTCGGCCATTGAGAATAGACGTTCTATTGATATAAGAGAATTTACTATCAATAATGATGATGACTATATTTATACAGAGATTATCAGAGGCGGATATAGTGTGATATGTTTTTCCTGCTACATTTGGAACATTACAAGGACCGTATATTTGGCTGAGAATATAAAAAAAGCTAGACCTGATATAAAAGTTTTGTTAGGTGGTCCTGAAGTCAGTTATGATTCCATAGAGTTTTTAAGAAAACATAAATATATAGACTATATCATAGTTGGAGAAGGGGAAGAAGTTTTCAGGGATTTTGCCAAAATCTATCTATCAGGAGTAAATTCATTTGAAAAAATCAAAGGACTGATTTACAGATCCAATGGGAAGATTTATGTAAATCCCCCAGCAGATTTACAGGATTTTGACCTTGTCCCTTTTCCATACAGTTTTTTACTCCCAAATGACGATCGCATAGTGTATTATGAGTCAGTCAGAGGATGTCCTTTCCGGTGCAGCTATTGCCTTTCATCAATAGAAAAGCATGTGAGGCCGCTTCCTATGGAAAGGGTGAAAAAGGAACTGGGATATTTTCTTTTTAAGCATGTAAAACAAGTGAAGTTTATTGACAGAACCTTTAACTATGATAGGGACAGATGCAACCAGATTGTTAAATATATTCTTAATAATGACAATGGAATTACAAACTTTCATTTTGAAATCTGCGGAGACCTTATTGATGAAGAGTTTATAAGTTTGCTGGGAAGTGCAAGAAAAGGATTATTTCAGGTAGAGATTGGTATCCAAAGTCTTAACCCACTAACCCTGGAAACGGTAAACAGAAATCAAAATACAGAGTTACTGTTACCTAATATAAGAAAAATAGTAGCACTGGGAAATGTACATACTCATGTGGATTTAATTGCTGGATTGCCTTTTGAAGATTATTTATCCTTTGTGAACTCTTTTAATGGAGTATATGAACTTGGAGCAGATCAGTTTCAGTTAGGATTTCTGAAATTGCTTAAAGGAACAAAGATCAGAGATGAAAAAAATATATATGAATATGTATTTCGTGATGTAGCACCGTATGAAGTTATATCAAACCGGTTCATTTCTGCAGAGGGTATAGCAAGACTTAAAATGGTTGAAAACCTTTTAGATTTATATTATAACAGAGGTGGATTTTTTTATACTTTAGAATATGCTATAGCAAAACTTAATAAAACTGCTTTTGATTTTTACGAAGAACTGGCATATTTCTTTTATTTAAAGGGATACCAGAACCGTTCTCATAAGAAAGAAGATTTATATCGCATTTTTTATGAATATGCAGGCTGGAAAGACAGAAGCATTCCAGGGGTTGCGGAAGAGATAAAAGATCTGCTAATGATGGATATGAGCAGCACGTTAAATCCAGAGGCAGTTAAGAAATTCAACAAAAAAGGCTGGACTATGCTATAG
- a CDS encoding tetratricopeptide repeat protein: MSKITDNENQVKRSDAETDIRKRHDRVGCYLKKYLDDFVFVELSDAFLEKADVKNLMKNIPIPLRKTDAEHFKDEQGVNTSLIAENMIWVVGIDPKFTYTEHYIAFLLKLYNQKIIEGILMEGQNAAEKEDFDNACIHFRACLCLKPDYLNGMYGYAMACREMYLKGGTEDYVGNFKAESIDFFELLTEEHPEFAQGYYYLGFAYLNLGLYTKAEITWRQFVDRATDSKDKNEIIERLQQLEAPVKIEAGCNHILAGRYEEGIYKLEPYLNGQFKTWWPLSYYLGMAYSRTGELEKAVQCFKNVLTLHPSHIETMVELAALYKEAGDQENEQKYSKKIELIRSQIYDGQLN, translated from the coding sequence ATGAGCAAAATTACAGATAATGAAAATCAGGTTAAGAGATCAGATGCGGAGACGGATATCCGAAAAAGGCATGACCGGGTTGGTTGTTATTTAAAAAAATACTTAGATGATTTTGTGTTTGTGGAATTATCAGATGCTTTTTTAGAAAAAGCGGATGTAAAAAACTTAATGAAGAATATCCCAATCCCCCTAAGAAAAACGGATGCTGAACATTTTAAAGACGAACAGGGGGTAAATACTTCCCTTATTGCAGAGAATATGATATGGGTTGTGGGTATTGACCCGAAATTTACGTATACGGAGCATTATATAGCGTTTTTACTGAAGCTTTATAATCAGAAAATAATAGAAGGAATTCTAATGGAAGGCCAGAATGCAGCAGAGAAAGAAGACTTTGATAATGCCTGTATTCATTTCAGGGCCTGCCTTTGCTTGAAACCGGATTACCTGAATGGCATGTATGGCTATGCTATGGCTTGCAGGGAAATGTATTTAAAAGGCGGAACTGAAGATTATGTAGGCAATTTTAAGGCAGAATCTATTGATTTTTTTGAACTGCTGACAGAAGAACACCCTGAATTTGCCCAAGGGTATTATTATCTGGGTTTTGCATATTTGAACCTTGGCCTTTATACAAAGGCTGAGATAACCTGGAGACAGTTTGTTGATAGAGCCACCGATTCAAAGGATAAAAATGAAATAATTGAAAGGCTGCAGCAATTAGAAGCACCAGTTAAAATAGAAGCAGGTTGTAACCACATTCTGGCAGGAAGATATGAAGAGGGAATTTATAAATTAGAGCCCTATTTAAACGGTCAGTTTAAGACCTGGTGGCCCCTTTCCTATTATCTGGGCATGGCCTATTCCAGGACTGGAGAGTTGGAGAAAGCCGTTCAATGTTTTAAGAACGTACTGACCCTTCATCCAAGCCATATTGAAACCATGGTGGAACTGGCGGCTCTTTATAAAGAAGCAGGTGATCAGGAGAATGAGCAGAAATACAGCAAAAAGATTGAACTCATCCGTTCACAAATTTATGATGGCCAGTTAAATTAA
- a CDS encoding DUF697 domain-containing protein: MPINKNLELDLSIEQKLITLENQKLKVDKVINLHVTGSFIIGFTPIPFSDAPILLANQTALIERILNIYNMSDLSELVAVLIGNVGIGTFTSSMAKKASLYATDQLLKLLPFIGTIGGGIINAAVAGSLTYAYGQAVSHFCYCKQHELISSHKKANVSKKDIDNFIQVFETSFKNHSS; encoded by the coding sequence ATGCCGATAAATAAAAATCTTGAATTAGATTTATCTATAGAACAAAAACTTATAACTCTAGAAAACCAAAAACTCAAAGTTGATAAGGTTATTAATTTACATGTCACTGGAAGTTTTATTATAGGATTTACACCCATTCCATTTTCTGATGCACCTATACTTTTAGCAAACCAAACGGCTTTAATTGAAAGAATCCTAAATATCTACAATATGTCGGATCTAAGTGAATTAGTTGCTGTTTTAATAGGTAATGTAGGCATTGGTACATTTACCTCCTCTATGGCTAAAAAAGCCTCTTTATATGCTACAGATCAATTGTTAAAATTACTTCCATTTATTGGTACTATTGGTGGTGGAATAATAAACGCTGCTGTGGCAGGTTCACTGACCTATGCTTATGGACAAGCTGTGTCACATTTTTGTTACTGCAAACAACATGAGTTAATCTCAAGCCACAAAAAAGCAAATGTTTCAAAAAAGGATATTGATAATTTTATACAGGTATTTGAAACCTCTTTTAAAAACCACTCTTCTTAA